In one window of Armatimonadota bacterium DNA:
- a CDS encoding discoidin domain-containing protein: MSWQAAAMVAVIALAMCATRGDCEAGAVAVGTGQNVCTNGGFESLEQAAGPLPKAWSEYLQGPTARVEVSDDACEGRRSLRLIAQAGDVVGANSAVMALGRGVVRFGYKVLASDADAGNLALYVIGLSGPAGGEVVRHGYSPPREHARDGQWHEASFEFDFSDRRIKHCLIAPRINETTTRTGDGDWLIDAVEVYPIRTGARITLANVWSDKPLARTGDRIRFSAWVENTGDEEASQVSLQLEAPEGITCAAPAQIVRALPAVSYERVDWELVASKATAAEIRLTAALEGDAAETRQASYKVLVVDREANLNRQELVTDEVGYWRLLPRPTTLQERNRAPLAPIRHKRSSEIKRSPYGICAHLPRSRDYEAPFDPVHLIDDDPETCWSSQQRASPYPGRPPWVEIDLGRVVTVTQINLIPYWRNTDFPIGFSVRTSSARRRWSAVLRVKDHMLADSGERRGDKMAQAFPLGRRAKARYVRVEFERLPLSGGNYAEVSQGYKARLSGIEVVDDEGGNVALAARGATVTVSDAFTGWHNTARTVNESFSRIFDLGVKWVRVGQWGDQTEWAAVEREQGEFRMDAATDAAIQKLADNGVDILWGLQYGNALHDRPENPVIDIGPIYTEGHPFYLNWGPRTAAGRRAFVRYVDFVVRKYKDRIKFWELWNEENGWYPFHEPELYGKLLLAVSRRIKSIDPDLTVVFGGTAAPAPSTTEIALREGAAPYVDAYAFHPYGIDKPEGGMGTMEFYQGQNLSQSREQTGWNRLEDIVAGVKQPFAQHGRPDVGVWLNEWGTNVAGLGYSYKPGIGEYGCAKYLIRFYVYSGWVGLRTAWWALYNENMSQDWGVIDPHDYSFRPPSYALRNVCSVVSDVEPIRELAYRCDGAAPDLKVISYHRDNSNEMLVLVWAAEMFNEEVKAYPSRLSFALKSRPTRVTLTDLYWGVSQPAVWSYNDGTLTVDGLVVRDYPIVISCR, encoded by the coding sequence ATGTCGTGGCAGGCCGCTGCAATGGTGGCTGTGATAGCCCTCGCAATGTGCGCGACCCGGGGCGATTGTGAGGCCGGCGCGGTTGCCGTGGGCACCGGCCAGAACGTATGCACGAATGGCGGATTCGAGTCGCTCGAACAGGCGGCGGGGCCGTTGCCGAAGGCGTGGTCGGAGTATCTTCAGGGGCCGACGGCGCGAGTCGAGGTCTCGGATGACGCCTGCGAAGGCCGGCGCTCCCTGCGCCTGATAGCGCAGGCAGGGGATGTCGTCGGCGCGAACAGCGCGGTGATGGCGCTCGGGCGCGGCGTAGTGCGATTCGGCTACAAAGTGCTCGCCTCAGACGCCGATGCGGGCAATCTCGCGCTTTACGTGATCGGCCTATCCGGGCCGGCCGGCGGCGAGGTCGTGCGCCACGGCTACTCGCCGCCGAGAGAACATGCGCGCGACGGGCAATGGCACGAGGCGTCATTTGAGTTTGACTTCTCGGACCGGCGCATCAAGCACTGCCTCATTGCCCCACGCATTAACGAAACCACCACGCGGACCGGCGACGGCGATTGGCTCATTGACGCCGTGGAGGTCTACCCTATCCGCACGGGTGCGCGGATCACGCTCGCCAACGTGTGGTCGGACAAGCCGCTCGCGCGCACCGGCGATCGCATCCGTTTCAGCGCCTGGGTCGAGAACACGGGAGATGAGGAGGCCTCGCAGGTTTCCCTGCAACTCGAGGCGCCCGAGGGCATCACGTGCGCCGCGCCTGCGCAGATTGTGCGAGCCCTGCCGGCAGTTTCCTACGAGCGTGTGGATTGGGAGCTTGTCGCGAGCAAGGCGACCGCAGCCGAGATCCGACTGACTGCCGCCCTGGAGGGCGATGCGGCGGAGACTCGTCAGGCTTCGTATAAGGTGCTGGTGGTTGATCGCGAGGCGAATCTCAACCGGCAGGAACTGGTAACCGATGAGGTGGGCTACTGGCGGCTCCTGCCGAGGCCCACGACGTTGCAGGAGCGCAACCGTGCGCCGCTGGCGCCGATCCGCCACAAGCGGTCATCCGAGATCAAGCGCAGCCCCTACGGCATCTGCGCGCACCTGCCGCGCTCGCGCGACTATGAGGCGCCCTTCGATCCCGTCCACCTGATTGACGACGACCCCGAGACGTGCTGGTCGAGCCAGCAGCGCGCATCGCCATACCCTGGGCGACCGCCTTGGGTCGAGATTGACCTCGGCCGCGTCGTCACGGTGACACAGATCAACCTGATCCCGTACTGGCGCAACACCGATTTCCCCATCGGCTTCAGCGTGCGCACGAGTTCAGCCCGAAGGCGGTGGAGCGCCGTCTTGCGGGTGAAGGACCACATGCTCGCCGATTCGGGTGAGCGACGCGGCGATAAGATGGCGCAGGCTTTCCCGCTTGGGCGACGGGCGAAGGCGCGCTACGTACGGGTCGAATTCGAGCGCCTGCCGCTCTCCGGCGGGAACTACGCAGAGGTGTCGCAGGGGTATAAGGCCCGGCTATCGGGGATCGAAGTGGTTGACGACGAGGGGGGCAACGTCGCGCTCGCAGCTCGCGGCGCAACGGTGACGGTGAGCGATGCCTTCACCGGGTGGCACAACACGGCCAGGACCGTCAACGAGTCCTTCTCCCGGATCTTCGATCTCGGCGTCAAATGGGTGCGCGTCGGCCAGTGGGGCGATCAGACCGAGTGGGCAGCGGTCGAGCGAGAGCAGGGCGAGTTTCGCATGGATGCCGCGACCGACGCGGCCATCCAGAAGCTGGCGGACAACGGCGTGGATATCCTCTGGGGGCTTCAGTACGGCAATGCTCTCCACGATCGCCCCGAAAACCCCGTCATAGACATCGGCCCGATCTACACGGAAGGTCATCCCTTCTACTTGAACTGGGGCCCGAGAACCGCGGCCGGTCGCCGCGCGTTCGTGCGTTACGTGGATTTCGTCGTGCGCAAGTACAAGGACCGCATCAAGTTCTGGGAGCTGTGGAACGAGGAGAACGGCTGGTATCCATTCCACGAGCCGGAGCTGTACGGCAAGCTGCTGCTGGCGGTGTCCCGGCGCATCAAGTCAATAGACCCCGATCTCACCGTCGTTTTCGGAGGCACCGCCGCGCCTGCGCCGTCAACCACGGAGATCGCCCTGCGCGAGGGCGCCGCACCGTACGTTGACGCCTACGCATTTCACCCCTATGGCATCGACAAGCCCGAGGGCGGCATGGGCACAATGGAGTTCTACCAAGGCCAGAACCTGAGCCAGTCGCGCGAGCAGACGGGATGGAACCGACTCGAGGACATCGTGGCCGGCGTCAAGCAGCCATTCGCACAGCACGGCAGACCCGACGTCGGCGTGTGGCTTAACGAGTGGGGCACGAATGTCGCAGGCCTCGGCTATTCGTACAAGCCGGGGATCGGCGAGTACGGCTGCGCGAAGTACCTCATCCGGTTCTACGTCTACAGCGGCTGGGTCGGCCTGCGCACCGCGTGGTGGGCGCTCTACAACGAGAACATGAGCCAGGATTGGGGTGTCATTGACCCGCACGATTACAGCTTCCGTCCGCCGTCGTATGCCTTGCGCAATGTGTGCAGCGTGGTCAGCGATGTCGAGCCGATTCGCGAGTTGGCGTACCGATGCGATGGCGCGGCCCCGGACCTCAAGGTCATCAGCTATCACAGGGATAACAGCAACGAGATGCTGGTGCTGGTGTGGGCCGCGGAGATGTTCAACGAAGAGGTCAAAGCATACCCAAGTAGGCTGTCCTTCGCTCTGAAGTCGCGCCCGACGCGCGTGACGCTTACCGACCTCTACTGGGGTGTCTCGCAGCCTGCGGTGTGGTCCTACAATGACGGAACGTTGACGGTGGACGGCTTAGTCGTGCGCGACTATCCCATCGTGATTTCCTGCCGATGA
- a CDS encoding NPCBM/NEW2 domain-containing protein, giving the protein MPLRIALALGVILMLANASNAAGEPPVTEYLSDTLPRLSLVQQGWGVLGIDTAAHAPDREPRPLQIQDRHFTKGLGSHAPGQIVVELDGEYESFEAEIGVQWQDGDVGSVVFQVYVDGEKRFDSGIMRERDAARSICVAVGGAQELALVVTDAGDGITCDVANWGNACVIPAAEAERRSAPEPVDIAPFGRIMTWDPKRTDGCRSSRVEEFRAEDVFLGTEVAPSSDGAYVVPTDKSGIACVGLEWWERRSLREIGLQFIEAAAVPSASGVRVERWVGESAWQGRWETINGRIEVDDDCWRLRPGWRDNPQVRLGTLKIRWIFPATDNPIVLRGLWAFTGTAWDTAKLLVQLERPLPEQSGEAEIYNGAILAPASSGSPIVRAWDLARPLELTVRYARPSFRRSDRTVIRLRLPTGAFAVAVDDVLSNPVYVRDFGVVVTRAGSELTPAELRRGIAGRQTVLERVRRMPDQDFPQAMAAVHNPAQDNGPMMLSLACANEKFVVDRNGAIRYDALEVVPQFGAPGSQEFTRHLDGGWLPVPVNATERNGIAYSQRTYVAPYVRDSRTGGDAPDASHSICVAEVSIENRHSEPKDARLGFTFVTHGEDAQSVRLETIGRRVVATAGGRVFAVVDLRRAEPLRPVAEGNALSLSGALSAGARVHCVLYVPSWEVTPEQSDQLNSAGDFHAACVAYWNRIMSPAMRVTIPDRLLGNVIRASQVYCLMAARNEDDGKRIAPWISSPVYGPLESEANSVILGMDVMGHHDFARRSLDYFIARYSPLGFLTTGYTLVGTGWHLWTLGEHHALTRDSEWLRNVAPEVARVCRWVSAQRDKTKRLDPDGDKMPEYGLVPPGVVADWNVFAYRFFMEAHYCAGLREAARALADVGQPGAQAWVDEAAAFREDILRAYRYTQARSPVVPLRDGTWVPATPGMLYCFGPIADFYPGEDWGRSWAGDVETGSQHLVALGALEPDAPEVEWMIDYFEDFWFLHAGMGDYPAEESEKDWFNLGGFSKMQPYYTRITDVYALRDDVKPFIRSYFNAVPSLLNTENLSFWEHFHNLGAWNKTHET; this is encoded by the coding sequence ATGCCGTTGCGCATCGCTCTGGCGCTAGGGGTGATACTGATGCTCGCCAACGCTTCGAACGCCGCCGGGGAGCCGCCGGTCACCGAGTACCTCTCCGACACGCTGCCGCGCCTGTCGCTCGTGCAGCAGGGATGGGGAGTGCTCGGCATTGACACTGCGGCGCACGCGCCCGATCGCGAGCCGCGCCCGCTTCAGATCCAAGACCGGCACTTCACCAAAGGCCTTGGCAGCCACGCGCCCGGGCAGATCGTCGTCGAACTGGATGGCGAGTACGAGTCGTTCGAGGCCGAGATCGGCGTCCAATGGCAGGATGGAGACGTCGGCAGCGTGGTGTTCCAGGTCTATGTGGACGGCGAGAAGCGATTCGACAGCGGGATCATGCGCGAGCGCGACGCGGCTCGATCCATCTGCGTGGCGGTGGGAGGCGCGCAGGAGTTAGCGCTGGTCGTGACCGACGCAGGCGACGGCATCACGTGTGATGTCGCCAATTGGGGAAACGCCTGCGTGATTCCTGCCGCAGAAGCCGAGCGCCGCTCGGCGCCCGAGCCCGTGGACATCGCGCCGTTCGGCCGCATCATGACGTGGGATCCGAAGCGTACCGACGGCTGCCGCTCCAGCCGCGTCGAGGAGTTCCGCGCCGAGGATGTATTCCTCGGCACCGAGGTGGCGCCGTCCAGCGACGGAGCGTACGTCGTGCCCACTGACAAGTCGGGCATCGCCTGCGTCGGTCTGGAGTGGTGGGAACGGCGCAGTCTGCGCGAGATCGGGCTGCAGTTTATTGAAGCAGCCGCCGTGCCGTCGGCATCCGGCGTTCGGGTCGAGCGCTGGGTCGGCGAGTCCGCCTGGCAGGGGCGGTGGGAGACGATCAATGGCCGCATCGAAGTGGATGATGACTGCTGGCGACTGCGTCCCGGTTGGCGCGACAACCCGCAGGTGCGCCTGGGCACGCTGAAGATCCGCTGGATCTTCCCTGCGACGGATAATCCGATCGTCCTGCGGGGCTTATGGGCGTTCACCGGGACAGCGTGGGACACTGCCAAGCTGCTGGTGCAACTCGAGCGTCCCTTGCCGGAACAGAGCGGCGAGGCCGAGATATACAACGGGGCGATCCTCGCACCCGCGAGCAGCGGTTCGCCGATCGTGCGCGCCTGGGACCTCGCACGGCCGCTGGAACTCACGGTGCGATACGCCAGGCCGAGTTTCCGCAGGTCGGACCGGACGGTCATCCGGCTCCGCCTGCCCACCGGCGCGTTTGCCGTCGCAGTGGACGACGTCCTGAGCAACCCGGTTTACGTGCGAGACTTCGGCGTTGTGGTGACGCGGGCGGGCAGCGAACTGACACCTGCGGAGTTGCGCCGCGGCATCGCCGGACGGCAGACCGTTCTCGAGCGCGTGCGGCGCATGCCGGATCAGGATTTCCCGCAGGCGATGGCAGCGGTACACAACCCCGCGCAGGACAACGGGCCGATGATGCTGTCGCTGGCCTGCGCCAACGAGAAGTTCGTCGTGGACCGCAACGGCGCAATTCGCTACGATGCACTCGAAGTCGTGCCCCAGTTCGGAGCGCCCGGGAGCCAGGAGTTCACTCGCCACCTCGACGGCGGATGGCTGCCCGTCCCGGTGAACGCTACCGAGCGGAACGGCATCGCGTATTCACAGCGGACGTATGTCGCCCCGTATGTCCGCGATAGCCGAACGGGCGGCGACGCCCCCGATGCATCGCATTCCATATGTGTTGCCGAGGTGAGTATCGAGAACCGACACTCCGAACCCAAGGATGCCAGACTAGGCTTCACCTTCGTGACCCATGGAGAGGACGCGCAGTCCGTGCGCCTGGAGACGATCGGGCGGCGCGTCGTCGCCACTGCGGGAGGTCGTGTGTTCGCGGTTGTCGACCTGAGGCGAGCAGAGCCTCTGCGACCTGTCGCAGAGGGCAATGCGCTGTCGTTATCCGGCGCGCTGTCGGCCGGCGCCCGCGTGCACTGCGTGCTGTACGTGCCATCCTGGGAGGTCACGCCTGAGCAGAGCGATCAGTTGAACTCCGCAGGCGACTTTCACGCCGCGTGCGTCGCTTACTGGAACCGCATCATGTCCCCGGCGATGCGGGTCACGATACCGGATCGGCTGCTCGGCAATGTCATTCGCGCGTCGCAGGTGTACTGCCTGATGGCGGCGCGCAATGAGGACGACGGCAAACGCATCGCGCCCTGGATCTCCTCGCCGGTGTACGGGCCATTGGAGAGTGAGGCCAACTCCGTCATCCTCGGCATGGACGTCATGGGGCATCATGACTTCGCGCGGCGCTCGCTGGACTATTTCATCGCACGCTACAGCCCGCTGGGCTTTCTCACCACCGGCTACACGCTGGTCGGTACCGGCTGGCACCTGTGGACGCTCGGCGAGCATCACGCGCTGACGCGGGATTCCGAGTGGCTGCGCAACGTCGCGCCGGAGGTGGCCCGCGTATGCCGTTGGGTTTCAGCGCAGCGCGACAAGACGAAGCGGCTCGATCCCGACGGCGACAAGATGCCGGAGTACGGCCTGGTGCCACCCGGCGTGGTCGCGGATTGGAATGTCTTTGCCTATCGGTTCTTCATGGAAGCCCACTACTGCGCCGGGCTGCGTGAGGCGGCGCGGGCGCTTGCGGACGTCGGCCAGCCAGGCGCACAGGCCTGGGTGGACGAGGCGGCTGCGTTTCGCGAGGATATTCTGAGGGCGTACCGCTACACGCAGGCGCGGTCACCGGTCGTTCCTTTGCGCGACGGCACGTGGGTGCCCGCGACTCCAGGCATGCTGTACTGCTTCGGGCCGATTGCCGACTTCTACCCCGGTGAAGACTGGGGGCGCAGTTGGGCCGGTGACGTCGAGACGGGATCGCAGCACCTCGTGGCGCTGGGAGCGCTCGAACCGGACGCGCCAGAGGTCGAGTGGATGATCGATTACTTCGAGGACTTCTGGTTTCTGCATGCCGGCATGGGTGATTATCCGGCCGAGGAGAGCGAGAAGGATTGGTTCAACCTGGGCGGGTTCTCGAAAATGCAGCCCTACTATACGCGAATCACTGACGTATATGCGCTGCGCGACGACGTCAAGCCGTTCATCCGCTCGTACTTCAACGCCGTCCCGTCGCTCCTCAACACCGAGAACTTGTCGTTCTGGGAGCACTTTCACAATTTGGGCGCGTGGAACAAGACCCACGAGACC